Proteins encoded within one genomic window of Amycolatopsis sp. 2-15:
- a CDS encoding cytochrome P450, with product MEKDTIGVAGAEAMDAVLRARPATDVERPTFKPVSGKPVERRESSALMQALGHDVRTALKTPLEDHVDLSGEWPLVGHNYLRDLVFGPDPYRLKVLVDRSLELTPKLTWTVVATGAALPGRPQPDDPLSSVAGLTANATGYQQRRRALFLYRRVAGPICFTIAATVTAVLWLGSPFDDDVPNAHLIHEALRMLPPSWNILRRASPEFSEIDSRIGLDDDVLLLPLLSHRDPRLWEAPDEFRPQRWRDLDPETHPGYLPFGHSNERCWGRRMVMPLAERLLDLLRRDGYSVDPRQTQATVPLAGLMEPTGVRVGRHSR from the coding sequence TTGGAGAAAGACACGATCGGAGTAGCGGGCGCCGAGGCGATGGACGCGGTGTTGCGGGCCCGGCCGGCAACCGACGTCGAACGGCCGACGTTCAAACCGGTGAGCGGGAAACCCGTCGAGCGACGTGAGTCCTCCGCACTGATGCAGGCGCTGGGGCACGACGTGCGGACGGCCTTGAAGACCCCCCTCGAGGACCACGTCGACCTTTCCGGCGAATGGCCGCTCGTCGGGCACAACTACCTGCGCGACCTGGTGTTCGGTCCCGACCCGTACCGGCTCAAGGTGCTGGTGGATCGCTCGCTGGAGCTGACGCCCAAACTGACCTGGACCGTGGTCGCCACCGGTGCCGCGCTGCCCGGCCGCCCGCAACCGGACGACCCGCTGTCCTCGGTCGCCGGCCTGACCGCCAACGCGACGGGCTACCAGCAGCGACGGCGCGCGCTGTTCCTGTACCGACGGGTCGCGGGCCCGATCTGCTTCACCATCGCCGCGACCGTCACCGCCGTACTCTGGCTCGGCTCGCCGTTCGACGACGACGTGCCGAACGCTCACCTCATCCACGAAGCACTGCGGATGCTGCCGCCGTCGTGGAACATCCTGCGCCGGGCATCGCCGGAGTTCTCCGAAATCGACAGCAGGATCGGCCTCGACGACGATGTGCTCCTGCTCCCCCTGCTCAGCCACCGCGACCCGCGCCTGTGGGAAGCTCCCGACGAGTTCCGGCCGCAGCGCTGGCGCGACCTCGACCCCGAGACCCACCCGGGTTATCTGCCGTTCGGCCACTCGAACGAACGCTGCTGGGGCCGCCGCATGGTCATGCCGCTGGCCGAACGGCTGCTCGACCTCCTGCGCCGCGACGGCTACTCGGTCGACCCCCGGCAGACCCAGGCCACCGTGCCGCTCGCCGGGCTGATGGAACCCACCGGCGTACGGGTCGGCCGCCACTCCCGATGA
- a CDS encoding tryptorubin family RiPP precursor — MPMRRQWPCRRTGSGGTVTAQLPAENAGRPFYPSSVARSHLSVDDNKPSWYSLTSHEMVAAGGRWSPVRQREVLFMKLAFFLKNKLSGHKSLKAFAWYQWI; from the coding sequence ATGCCCATGCGGCGCCAGTGGCCGTGCCGGCGAACCGGTAGCGGAGGCACTGTAACGGCGCAATTGCCTGCTGAAAATGCCGGCCGCCCGTTTTACCCGTCGAGTGTTGCGCGATCACACTTGTCCGTTGATGACAACAAACCTTCCTGGTACTCGTTGACAAGCCACGAAATGGTGGCAGCTGGCGGCCGATGGTCACCAGTTCGACAAAGGGAGGTTCTGTTTATGAAGCTCGCATTCTTCCTCAAGAACAAGCTCTCCGGACACAAGAGCCTGAAGGCGTTCGCCTGGTACCAGTGGATCTGA
- the xylA gene encoding xylose isomerase has protein sequence MTDFAPTPDDKFSFGLWTVGWPAADPFGVATRPALDPVESVHRLAELGAYGVSFHDDDLLATEPDRDTAIKKFKAALEATGLKVPMATTNLFTHPVFKDGGLTSNDRDIRRYALTKVRRNLDLAAELGASTYVLWGGREGAESDAAKDVRAALDRYKEGLDLLADYAVSQGYGIRFALEPKPNEPRGDILLPTIGHALGLISQLERPELFGLNPEVGHEQMAGLNFVHGIAQALWQGKLFHIDLNGQHGPKYDQDLIFGHGDLTSAFFLVDLLETAGYDGPRHFDYKPPRTEDAADVWDSAAANMRMYLILKEKAAAFRADPEVAAALSASRVDELSVPTVAPGETLDDLAADSFDVEAAGKRGYHFTRLNQLALEHLLGTR, from the coding sequence ATGACCGACTTCGCGCCCACTCCGGACGACAAGTTCTCGTTCGGCCTGTGGACCGTGGGCTGGCCCGCCGCCGACCCGTTCGGCGTGGCGACGCGGCCGGCGCTGGACCCGGTGGAGAGCGTGCACCGCCTGGCCGAACTGGGCGCCTACGGCGTGTCCTTCCACGACGACGACCTGCTCGCCACCGAGCCCGACCGCGACACGGCGATCAAGAAGTTCAAGGCGGCGCTGGAGGCCACGGGCCTGAAGGTGCCGATGGCGACCACCAACCTGTTCACGCACCCCGTGTTCAAGGACGGCGGCCTGACCAGCAACGACCGCGACATCCGCCGCTACGCGCTGACGAAGGTGCGCCGCAACCTCGACCTGGCCGCCGAGCTCGGCGCCTCCACGTACGTGCTGTGGGGTGGCCGCGAAGGCGCCGAGTCCGACGCGGCGAAGGACGTGCGCGCCGCGCTGGACCGCTACAAGGAGGGCCTCGACCTCCTGGCCGACTACGCCGTGTCCCAGGGTTACGGCATCCGGTTCGCCCTGGAGCCCAAGCCCAACGAACCCCGCGGCGACATCCTCCTGCCCACGATCGGGCACGCGCTCGGCCTCATCTCGCAGCTGGAGCGCCCGGAGCTGTTCGGCCTCAACCCCGAGGTCGGCCACGAGCAGATGGCCGGCCTGAACTTCGTGCACGGCATCGCGCAGGCCCTGTGGCAGGGCAAGCTCTTCCACATCGACCTCAACGGCCAGCACGGCCCCAAGTACGACCAGGACCTCATCTTCGGCCACGGCGACCTGACGTCGGCGTTCTTCCTGGTGGACCTGCTGGAGACCGCCGGCTACGACGGCCCGCGCCACTTCGACTACAAGCCGCCGCGCACCGAGGACGCCGCCGACGTGTGGGACTCGGCCGCCGCGAACATGCGGATGTACTTGATCCTGAAGGAAAAGGCCGCCGCGTTCCGGGCGGACCCCGAGGTGGCCGCCGCGCTGTCGGCTTCGCGCGTCGACGAGCTGTCAGTGCCGACGGTGGCCCCTGGTGAGACTCTCGACGACCTGGCGGCGGACTCGTTCGACGTCGAGGCGGCGGGTAAGCGGGGGTATCACTTCACCCGGTTGAACCAGCTGGCGTTGGAGCACCTGCTCGGCACCCGGTGA
- a CDS encoding ROK family transcriptional regulator produces the protein MTQAVRHDSMRARNLELVLGEVAGRGPLTRAALAELTGLTKSTVSKLVGDLLDAGFLAETGPARAGERGRPGVEVVLSGARVASLGLEINVDYLAVCLLDLARTVRFTERRERDNRGSRPEEVLGELQNLAEAALAAAEDLTVAGAVLAVSGPVGDGVLFSAPNLGWSDVRAADMLHLPVSVTLDNEANLGALGELWFGAGPSDFLFVSGEVGIGAGLVVDSALFPGTHGLAGELGHVVVSPRGPRCRCGASGCLETYAGQEALLEAAGVASVHELLGNLGTNDPAAVQATTAAGEAVGLALSSAVNLLDLDHVVLGGVFAPLFPWLAPAAETVLADRLGRLRGSVPTLAPSTVGGDAATLGAAGRTIHHVLADPGPFLTPAHPRRVR, from the coding sequence ATGACGCAGGCGGTGCGGCACGACTCGATGCGCGCGCGCAACCTCGAGCTGGTGCTCGGCGAGGTCGCCGGGCGCGGCCCGCTCACCCGCGCGGCGCTCGCGGAGCTCACCGGCCTCACCAAGTCCACCGTGTCGAAGCTCGTCGGCGACCTGCTCGACGCCGGTTTCCTCGCCGAGACCGGCCCGGCCCGCGCGGGCGAACGCGGCCGTCCCGGCGTCGAGGTCGTGCTCTCCGGCGCGCGCGTGGCGTCGCTGGGGCTGGAGATCAACGTCGACTACCTCGCCGTCTGCCTGCTCGACCTCGCCCGCACCGTGCGCTTCACCGAACGCCGCGAGCGCGACAACCGCGGTTCCCGCCCCGAGGAAGTGCTGGGGGAGCTGCAAAACCTCGCCGAGGCGGCCCTCGCCGCGGCGGAAGACCTGACCGTCGCCGGCGCCGTCCTCGCCGTGTCCGGCCCGGTCGGCGACGGCGTGCTGTTCAGCGCCCCCAACCTCGGCTGGAGCGACGTCCGCGCCGCCGACATGCTGCACCTGCCCGTGTCCGTCACGCTCGACAACGAGGCCAACCTCGGCGCGCTGGGCGAGCTCTGGTTCGGCGCCGGCCCGTCCGACTTCCTGTTCGTCTCCGGCGAGGTCGGCATCGGCGCCGGTCTGGTCGTGGACTCGGCGCTGTTCCCCGGCACCCATGGCCTCGCCGGCGAGCTGGGCCACGTCGTCGTCTCCCCGAGGGGCCCGCGCTGCCGCTGCGGCGCGTCCGGCTGCCTGGAAACCTATGCGGGACAAGAGGCTCTGCTCGAAGCCGCGGGCGTGGCGAGCGTCCACGAGCTGCTCGGCAACCTCGGCACGAACGATCCCGCCGCCGTCCAGGCCACCACCGCGGCGGGCGAAGCGGTCGGCCTCGCGCTGTCCTCGGCCGTCAACCTGCTCGACCTCGACCACGTGGTGCTCGGCGGTGTCTTCGCCCCGCTGTTCCCGTGGCTGGCGCCCGCCGCGGAAACCGTGCTGGCCGACCGCCTGGGCCGGCTGCGCGGCTCCGTCCCGACGCTCGCACCGTCCACTGTGGGCGGTGACGCCGCCACCCTGGGCGCGGCCGGGCGCACGATCCACCACGTGCTGGCCGACCCGGGACCGTTCCTGACCCCGGCTCATCCCCGACGGGTGAGGTGA
- a CDS encoding MIP/aquaporin family protein, which produces MRHAEVALRSMGQPNSVAGEFDFWNDRYEGRRLFSELFGTFLLVLVAVGGGVVNARFGGSVILTSAQVVAPALMVAAIILFMRTVPGAHLNPAVTLAFATRGDFPWKRVPAYLVTQFVGAALATLLLCVLLGKQGDAGLTLPGSGISTVTAMLWELVLTTGLVSVILGSASGAQQVGPSAAIAVGSYIALAGLWGAAVSGASMNPARSFGPALVRGDWTSWWAYLAGPIAGGLIAVGIAYILRGRGGGRSGEKAAQGVLPGSAAARSPENT; this is translated from the coding sequence GTGCGCCACGCCGAAGTCGCGTTGCGCTCGATGGGCCAGCCGAACTCCGTGGCCGGCGAGTTCGACTTCTGGAACGACCGCTACGAGGGGCGGCGGTTGTTCTCCGAGCTGTTCGGCACCTTCCTGCTGGTCCTCGTCGCCGTGGGCGGCGGAGTCGTCAACGCCCGGTTCGGCGGCTCGGTGATCCTGACGTCGGCGCAGGTCGTGGCCCCGGCGTTGATGGTGGCCGCGATCATCCTGTTCATGCGCACGGTCCCCGGCGCCCACCTCAACCCGGCGGTGACGCTGGCGTTCGCGACGCGCGGTGACTTTCCCTGGAAACGCGTGCCCGCCTACCTCGTGACGCAGTTCGTCGGCGCGGCGCTGGCCACGCTGCTGCTGTGTGTGCTGCTCGGCAAGCAGGGCGACGCCGGGCTGACGCTGCCCGGCAGCGGGATCAGCACCGTCACGGCGATGCTGTGGGAGCTCGTGCTGACCACGGGCCTGGTGAGCGTGATCCTGGGCAGCGCCTCGGGCGCGCAGCAGGTGGGGCCGTCGGCGGCGATCGCCGTGGGCAGCTACATCGCGCTGGCCGGGCTCTGGGGAGCGGCGGTCAGCGGCGCGTCGATGAACCCGGCGCGCTCGTTCGGGCCCGCGCTGGTGCGAGGCGACTGGACGTCGTGGTGGGCCTACCTGGCCGGCCCGATCGCCGGCGGCCTCATCGCGGTGGGGATCGCCTACATCCTGCGCGGCCGCGGTGGCGGCCGCAGCGGCGAGAAGGCGGCGCAGGGTGTGCTTCCGGGGAGCGCGGCGGCGCGCTCCCCGGAGAACACCTAG
- a CDS encoding amidohydrolase, protein MDDLLLRRVRVGLGGGLADVRVNDGRVAAIEEPGAGSGFAARVLDGHGGTLLPGLVDAHVHALQWATFRRRIPLADARSAAEAVELLLRRLLATSDQPGDLVVGAGFRDGLWPDKPHKDLLQRALPGRAVALFSADLHTLWLSPAALKLIGRDHPTGVLLENDCMTATAALPSAAVDVQDRWVADALSAAASRGVTGIVDYEYADTVTDWTRRVAAVAPATRVSCVISRPLLDVAISRGHRTGDVLADGLLSVGPFKLFVDGSLNTRTAYCHDPYPESDSPGLLELPPSELEPLLRRAWENGLVPAVHAIGDKANTIALDAFAAVGCPGRIEHAQLLSSDDVPRFAGLDLVASVQPAHQPDDRDVADRHWYGRTDRAYAYRALLDSGARLEIGSDAPVAPLDPWDGIAAAVGRTDDDRPAWHPEQAIPLADALAAASGGRRGIAVGDVADLMITAADPSHLSPAQLRDMPLTATILAGKPTHLA, encoded by the coding sequence ATGGACGATCTCCTCCTCCGCCGGGTGCGGGTCGGGCTGGGCGGCGGGCTTGCCGACGTGCGCGTGAACGACGGCCGCGTGGCCGCGATCGAGGAGCCGGGCGCCGGTTCGGGCTTCGCCGCGCGCGTGCTCGACGGCCACGGCGGCACGCTCCTGCCGGGCCTCGTCGACGCTCACGTGCACGCCCTGCAGTGGGCCACGTTCCGCCGGCGAATCCCGCTGGCCGACGCGCGTTCGGCGGCGGAGGCGGTGGAACTGCTGCTGCGACGGCTGTTGGCGACGAGCGACCAGCCGGGTGACCTCGTCGTCGGCGCTGGTTTCCGCGACGGACTCTGGCCGGACAAGCCGCACAAGGATCTGCTGCAGCGCGCGTTGCCGGGCCGCGCGGTGGCGTTGTTCAGCGCGGATCTGCACACGCTGTGGCTCAGCCCCGCGGCGCTCAAGCTGATCGGCCGCGACCACCCGACGGGCGTGCTGCTGGAAAACGACTGCATGACCGCGACGGCCGCGCTGCCGTCGGCGGCGGTGGACGTGCAGGACCGCTGGGTCGCCGACGCGCTCAGTGCGGCGGCTTCCCGTGGTGTGACAGGGATCGTGGACTACGAGTACGCCGACACCGTCACCGATTGGACTCGCCGCGTCGCGGCCGTGGCGCCGGCGACGCGGGTGTCCTGCGTGATTTCGCGGCCGCTACTGGACGTTGCGATTTCCCGCGGCCACCGCACCGGCGACGTGCTGGCCGACGGGTTGCTGAGCGTGGGGCCGTTCAAGTTGTTCGTGGACGGTTCGCTCAACACCCGCACCGCGTACTGCCACGACCCGTATCCGGAGTCGGATTCGCCTGGCCTGCTTGAGCTTCCGCCTTCGGAACTCGAGCCGTTGCTTCGGCGAGCGTGGGAAAACGGCCTGGTGCCGGCGGTCCACGCCATCGGCGACAAGGCCAACACCATCGCCCTCGACGCCTTCGCCGCCGTGGGCTGCCCCGGCCGCATCGAACACGCGCAGCTGTTGTCTTCCGACGACGTGCCGCGATTCGCCGGACTGGACCTCGTGGCGAGCGTGCAGCCCGCGCACCAGCCCGACGACCGCGATGTCGCCGACCGCCACTGGTACGGCCGCACCGACCGCGCCTACGCCTACCGCGCCCTGCTGGATTCCGGCGCCCGCCTGGAAATCGGCTCCGACGCGCCGGTCGCGCCGCTGGACCCGTGGGACGGGATCGCCGCCGCCGTGGGCCGCACGGACGACGACCGGCCGGCGTGGCACCCGGAGCAGGCGATCCCGCTGGCGGACGCCTTGGCCGCGGCTTCGGGCGGCCGCCGTGGGATCGCCGTCGGCGACGTGGCCGACTTGATGATCACGGCGGCCGACCCGTCGCACTTGTCGCCGGCCCAGCTGCGGGACATGCCGCTGACGGCGACGATCCTGGCGGGGAAGCCGACGCACCTGGCGTGA
- a CDS encoding SDR family oxidoreductase, whose product MHPEGNTVFIPGATSGIGLAFALELSARGNTVIIGGRRAAPLRALARQHPELDTVRIDTTKPASIRVAAETVLANHPDLNVLITMAGIIRAEDWHRPESFLSSAEAVLKTNVLGMVRLIAAFVEHLQTRPNATIMTVSSGLAFAPHRATPSYNASKAAVHLLTESLRLQLEDTSVEVLELQPPAVQTDVTGPPIEGCQPLGEFVSEVMHLIQTRPDATEIQPEGVKFLRHCEARGEYGQVVKLLNATPLSLP is encoded by the coding sequence ATGCATCCAGAGGGGAACACCGTTTTCATCCCGGGCGCGACCAGTGGCATCGGGCTGGCCTTCGCGCTCGAGCTCAGCGCTCGCGGCAACACGGTGATCATCGGCGGGCGCCGGGCCGCGCCGCTGCGCGCACTGGCCCGGCAGCATCCCGAGCTCGACACCGTGCGCATCGACACCACCAAGCCGGCGAGTATCCGCGTCGCCGCCGAGACGGTGCTGGCGAACCACCCGGACCTCAACGTCCTGATCACCATGGCCGGCATCATCCGTGCGGAGGACTGGCACCGGCCCGAGTCGTTCCTGTCGTCGGCGGAAGCGGTGCTGAAAACCAACGTGCTGGGCATGGTCCGCCTGATCGCGGCGTTCGTCGAGCACCTGCAGACGCGCCCGAACGCGACGATCATGACCGTCTCCTCAGGTCTCGCGTTCGCGCCGCACCGGGCGACGCCGAGCTACAACGCGTCCAAAGCCGCCGTCCACCTCCTCACCGAATCGCTGCGACTGCAGCTCGAGGACACCTCGGTGGAGGTGCTGGAGCTGCAACCGCCGGCGGTCCAGACCGACGTCACCGGGCCCCCCATCGAAGGCTGCCAGCCGCTCGGCGAGTTCGTCTCCGAGGTCATGCACCTCATCCAAACCCGGCCGGACGCCACCGAGATCCAGCCCGAGGGCGTGAAGTTCCTCCGCCACTGCGAAGCCCGGGGTGAGTACGGCCAGGTCGTGAAACTGCTCAACGCCACGCCCCTATCCCTGCCCTGA
- a CDS encoding transcriptional regulator, which produces MNRTALAEFLRLRRAKLRPEDVGLYAGLRRRAPGLRREEVARLEQQRAPQPSEQLLAALAGALRLTESEREYLFNVAGRTAPVADPRNTAEQAAPTLLRALPFVTGAPAVIVSNLGDVLVKNDLARALCGDPSHSTGLARSETYRWFTEPAWRRHWAEQDRARQSRYRVAALRAAYGSMGPRSRAGELVRALQEASEEFARLWELHEVASCAADHLTLVHPSLGEIELERHSLFAEDRSQALVVLLPKPGSESERKIRLLGERENGLVPAPREEIPGSGRLAGELPVIRGAG; this is translated from the coding sequence GTGAACAGAACCGCATTGGCGGAGTTCCTCCGCCTCCGCCGGGCGAAGTTGCGCCCAGAAGATGTCGGCTTGTACGCGGGCCTGCGGCGGCGCGCGCCGGGGTTGCGGCGTGAGGAAGTCGCGCGCCTGGAACAGCAACGCGCCCCGCAGCCGAGCGAGCAGCTGCTCGCGGCGCTGGCCGGCGCGCTGCGCCTGACCGAGAGCGAGCGTGAGTACCTGTTCAACGTCGCCGGCCGCACCGCTCCCGTTGCCGATCCCAGGAACACCGCCGAGCAGGCCGCCCCCACGTTGCTGCGGGCGCTGCCGTTCGTCACCGGCGCGCCCGCGGTGATCGTCTCGAACCTCGGCGACGTCCTGGTGAAGAACGATCTCGCCCGCGCGCTCTGCGGCGACCCCTCGCACTCCACGGGCCTGGCCCGCAGCGAGACCTACCGGTGGTTCACCGAACCGGCTTGGCGCCGGCACTGGGCCGAACAGGATCGCGCGCGCCAGAGCCGGTACCGGGTCGCGGCGCTGCGCGCGGCGTACGGGTCGATGGGCCCGCGGTCCCGCGCCGGCGAGCTGGTGCGGGCGCTGCAGGAGGCGAGCGAGGAGTTCGCGCGCCTCTGGGAACTGCACGAGGTTGCGTCCTGCGCCGCGGACCACCTGACGCTCGTCCACCCGTCGCTCGGCGAGATCGAGCTCGAACGCCATTCGCTGTTCGCCGAAGACCGGAGCCAGGCTCTGGTGGTCTTGCTTCCGAAGCCCGGCAGCGAATCGGAGAGGAAGATCCGGCTGCTGGGCGAGCGGGAAAACGGGCTGGTTCCGGCACCGCGCGAGGAAATCCCCGGCAGCGGCCGGCTCGCCGGTGAGCTGCCGGTCATTCGCGGAGCCGGGTGA
- a CDS encoding SDR family oxidoreductase produces MDISGNTIFIPGSTSGIGLALALELRARGNTVIIGGRRTELLREIATQHPGLDTVQIDTTDPASIDAAAKEVLATHPDLNVLVTMSGIMRVEDWHRPESFLASAESVVTTNVLGPIRLIAAFVEHLQTRPDATIMTVSSGLAFTPLKVTPSYNASKAAIHMLSESLRLQLADTSVKVLELEPPSVQTDLLPGQADNDHAQPLAEFVSEVLNLIETQPDAREIQVERVKFLRYGEARGDYDQVVTAVNASDPHGD; encoded by the coding sequence ATGGACATCAGCGGAAACACCATCTTCATCCCCGGCTCGACCAGCGGCATCGGCCTGGCCCTCGCTCTCGAGCTGCGGGCCAGGGGCAACACCGTGATCATCGGCGGCCGCCGCACCGAGCTGCTGCGCGAGATCGCCACTCAGCACCCAGGGCTCGACACCGTGCAGATCGACACCACCGACCCCGCGAGCATCGACGCGGCCGCCAAGGAGGTGCTGGCGACCCACCCCGACCTCAACGTGCTGGTCACCATGTCCGGCATCATGCGCGTGGAGGACTGGCACCGGCCCGAGTCGTTCCTCGCGTCGGCCGAATCGGTCGTGACCACCAACGTGCTCGGCCCGATCCGTCTCATCGCCGCCTTCGTGGAACACCTGCAGACCCGCCCGGACGCGACGATCATGACCGTCTCCTCCGGCCTCGCCTTCACGCCGCTGAAGGTGACGCCGAGCTACAACGCCTCGAAGGCCGCCATCCACATGCTCAGCGAATCGCTGCGCCTGCAGCTGGCCGACACGTCGGTGAAGGTCCTGGAGCTCGAACCGCCGTCCGTGCAGACGGACCTGCTCCCCGGCCAGGCCGACAACGACCACGCCCAGCCGCTCGCCGAGTTCGTCAGCGAGGTCCTGAACCTCATCGAGACCCAGCCGGACGCCCGCGAGATCCAGGTCGAGCGCGTGAAGTTCCTCCGCTACGGCGAAGCCCGCGGCGACTACGACCAGGTCGTCACCGCCGTCAACGCCTCCGACCCGCACGGCGACTGA
- a CDS encoding helix-turn-helix transcriptional regulator — translation MDRATLAEFLRRRREALQPEDVGLPAGARRRAPGLRREEVALLAAMSTDYYTRLEQQRGPQPSEQMLASLARALRLDAGERDYLFQISGRNAPSAVAVATHVAPALLRVLDRLDDTPALILSNVGEVLVQNRFADALYGDQSHHTGLARSTIYRWFTDPDERLIYPEDDRARQSRAQVAGLRAAHGSMGPRSRAGELVRALQQESAEFAELWERHEVARRFEDHKTLIHPQLGPIEVDCQALFTEDWSQSLLVLTAAPRTEAAEKIQLLGVLGNEQFPAPAR, via the coding sequence ATGGATCGCGCGACACTGGCGGAGTTCCTGCGCCGACGCCGGGAGGCGCTGCAACCCGAGGACGTCGGGCTGCCCGCGGGCGCGCGTCGTCGCGCGCCCGGGCTGCGGCGCGAAGAGGTCGCGTTGCTGGCCGCCATGTCCACCGACTACTACACCCGGCTCGAGCAGCAGCGCGGCCCACAGCCGAGCGAGCAGATGCTCGCGTCGCTGGCCCGCGCGCTGCGCCTGGACGCCGGCGAACGCGACTACCTGTTCCAGATTTCGGGCCGCAACGCGCCTTCGGCCGTGGCTGTCGCCACCCATGTCGCGCCCGCGTTGCTGCGTGTCCTCGACCGGCTCGACGACACGCCCGCGCTGATCCTGTCGAACGTCGGCGAGGTCCTCGTGCAGAACCGCTTCGCCGACGCCCTCTACGGCGACCAGTCCCACCACACCGGCCTGGCCCGCAGCACCATCTACCGCTGGTTCACCGACCCGGACGAGCGCCTCATCTACCCGGAGGACGACCGCGCCCGCCAGAGCCGCGCCCAGGTCGCGGGTCTGCGGGCCGCGCACGGCTCGATGGGCCCGCGGTCCCGGGCCGGTGAGCTCGTGCGCGCGTTGCAGCAGGAGAGCGCGGAGTTCGCCGAGCTGTGGGAACGGCACGAGGTGGCGCGGCGGTTCGAGGACCACAAGACGTTGATCCACCCGCAGCTGGGCCCGATCGAGGTGGATTGCCAGGCGTTGTTCACGGAGGACTGGTCGCAGTCGCTGCTGGTGCTCACGGCGGCGCCTCGGACGGAAGCGGCGGAGAAGATCCAGCTGCTCGGAGTGCTGGGGAACGAGCAGTTCCCGGCTCCGGCGCGCTGA
- a CDS encoding FAD-dependent monooxygenase — protein MSPAEVFARLSDTRTPVAEPVVVKTAVVLGGSVAGLLAARALADHAEEVVVLERDDPGPGARQGAPQGSQTHVLLPAGQRQLERWFPGFTEKTVAAGARRAPARLRHTYSDGVRKVVGSDTEILTSTRPFLEAQIREHTLALPNVRALVARVTGLEFSDTAVTAVRYEGGRLDADFVVDAMGRASRLGDWLVDAGWEQPPMTRMKIDLNYATAVLRRNDEWPEARVGLSMHSPGDPSGIAAAVTVQIEDDRWIATLSGYLDRRPGSTPEDFVHLCRTALPDEFGAVAAHEMVGGITTYRHADSRRRDFHRLRRFPARLVATGDAVASFNPIYGQGMACAALHASCLSEYLRTGPDLTAPAHAFFSLQRVIVDAAWGLSTGGDLELPHVDGPYPRGYRLQKWAIGQIVAASVHDPEIARRFDEVAYLLAHPSTLARPGTLVKAILANRRKK, from the coding sequence ATGTCGCCCGCTGAGGTTTTCGCGCGGCTGAGTGATACCCGCACGCCGGTGGCGGAACCGGTGGTGGTGAAGACCGCCGTGGTGCTGGGCGGGAGCGTCGCGGGGTTGCTCGCGGCGCGGGCGCTGGCGGACCACGCCGAGGAGGTCGTGGTGCTGGAGCGCGACGACCCCGGGCCCGGCGCACGGCAGGGGGCACCGCAGGGGTCGCAGACGCACGTGCTGCTGCCGGCCGGGCAGCGCCAGCTCGAACGGTGGTTCCCGGGCTTCACCGAGAAGACCGTGGCGGCGGGGGCGCGGCGCGCGCCGGCGCGGTTGCGCCACACGTATTCCGATGGCGTGCGCAAGGTCGTCGGCTCGGACACCGAGATCCTGACCAGCACCAGGCCGTTCCTGGAGGCGCAGATCCGGGAGCACACGCTGGCGTTGCCGAACGTGCGGGCGCTCGTCGCGCGCGTGACGGGGCTGGAGTTCTCGGACACCGCGGTCACGGCCGTCCGGTACGAGGGCGGCCGGCTGGACGCCGATTTCGTCGTCGACGCGATGGGCCGCGCGAGCCGCCTCGGCGACTGGTTGGTCGACGCCGGGTGGGAACAGCCGCCGATGACGCGGATGAAGATCGACCTGAACTACGCCACCGCCGTGCTGCGCCGCAACGATGAGTGGCCCGAGGCCCGCGTGGGCTTGTCGATGCACTCGCCGGGCGACCCGTCGGGCATCGCGGCCGCTGTCACCGTCCAGATCGAGGACGACCGGTGGATCGCCACGCTGTCGGGCTACCTCGACCGGCGCCCCGGCAGCACGCCGGAGGACTTCGTCCACCTGTGCCGGACCGCGCTGCCGGACGAGTTCGGCGCCGTCGCCGCCCACGAGATGGTCGGCGGCATCACCACCTACCGCCACGCCGACAGCCGCCGCCGTGACTTCCACCGCCTCCGCCGCTTTCCCGCGCGCTTGGTGGCCACCGGTGACGCCGTCGCGTCCTTCAACCCCATCTACGGGCAGGGCATGGCCTGCGCCGCGTTGCACGCTTCGTGCCTCTCGGAGTACCTGCGCACCGGCCCGGATCTGACCGCGCCGGCGCACGCGTTCTTCTCGCTCCAACGCGTGATCGTCGACGCCGCCTGGGGCCTTTCCACGGGCGGCGACCTCGAACTGCCCCATGTGGACGGTCCCTATCCCCGCGGGTATCGCCTGCAGAAGTGGGCGATCGGGCAGATCGTCGCCGCGTCCGTGCACGACCCGGAAATCGCGCGCCGCTTCGACGAGGTCGCGTACCTCCTGGCGCACCCGTCGACGCTGGCTCGGCCGGGGACGTTGGTGAAGGCGATCCTGGCCAACCGACGGAAGAAGTGA